Below is a window of Mycoplasmopsis anatis DNA.
CTGATTGTGGTGGTTTCCAATGCGCTTATGAAGCAGCAAGCAGAAGAAGTGATTTCAATAGAAAAGATTTCTTTGAATCTTGAGCTAGAATTTGAAGATTTAAATCAAGTGATGAATACATTAAATTACTTTTAAGTACTGATGTTCATGCTCCAGCTAAACTAAGAGCAAACGTACATTTAATGAATTCTCCACAATTCCAAGAAGAATATGGTATTTCAGAAAATGATCAGATGTATCTTTCAAAAGATGAAATGTTAGAAATTTGATAGTTAATTAAGTGCATTATTTGCACTTTTTTAAATATAAAAATGCAATTAAATTGCATTTATTTAATTCTAAAACCTTTAATCAAGAGATTTTTCATCTTTGTATTTACTTTAATTTCTTTTTCTCTTTCCTCTGATACTTTATTTATGTAATATTGATAATCTCCTATTATAATTAAGTTTTTTCTTGCACGGGAAACTGCTGTGTAAATAAGTTTTTTATTTAACATAAAATCAAACGATGAATTAAACGGGAAAATAACACAATCAGATTCACTACCCTGAAACTTATGTATTGTTATAGCATAAGCTAAGCTAACTTGTGTTTTAAATGCACTTTCATTATAAATAACTCTTTTTACTTCGCCATCAAGAGATTTAAAATCAACAGTTATTTTTTTACCATGTTTGGATGATTCACCACTTTTTTTAAGTGTATTTTCAACGTTAGTAATATAGCCAATATCACCATTAAAAACATTATCTTCATATCTATTTTCAGTTTGAATAACTTTATCACCAACTCTAAATTCAATTTTAAATTGTCCATTAGTTATTTGTGTCACAATTTTCCCTTTAGGGTTAACTTTATCTTGAATTAAATTGTTTACTTCATTGATTCCAAACTCTGTTTTATAGGTAGGAATCAAAATAACAACATCATCTAAAGAAAATTCCTTAACTTTTTTTAGATATTGCTCTACAACCGTATTATTAAAATTATCATCGTTTGTTTCAATTATTTTTACAACTTCTTGATCAAACGATGGGTTTTTATTTGTGTTAATTATAGCATTGAAATGTTTAGGTATTTCCTTATATTCGCTTCTATGATTAAGTGTTAAAAAACATGTAGTTATAACTTTAGAATCAATAAAATCTTTCAATAAATTTCCGCATGAAATTGAAGGTAATTGATTAATATCACCTATTAAAATAATTTTTCTAATATTTTTTGAGTTATATAAAAGTTTATAAAATATTTTTTGATTAACCATTGAAAACTCATCAATAATTAAAACCTCTTTTTCATTAAGTTCATCAACATTTATTGAAATATCCGCATCATCTTCATCAATCTTTAAGTAACTATGAATAGTTTTACATTTCACTTTCGCTTTTAAACTTACGTTGGAAGCTGCTCTTCCTGTTGGAGCTAAAACTAAAACTTTATCTTGGTCTGTTAAATTATTGTGTTTTAAGTTTTCAATAATTTTAGCTATAAGAAAAGTTTTACCAGTTCCTGGTGCACCAGAAATAATAGTAATATTGCTATTTCATACATTACTAAAAGCATTTTTTTGCGACTCATCTAGTTGACTTAAATATTGTTGATGAACATTTAGCTTAAACAATTCAGATGAATTAATTCTACTAATAATTTCACTAATTGTTTCTTCTTCATCTTTAGTCGATAATAAGGAAATATATATATTTGAGTTGATTCGCTCAACTAAAAAATATTTTTTTTCAATACCATATTCAATGGCTTCGTTAAATATGGGAATATCAAAGGCTGCGTAGTTTTTACTTTTATTATAAATTTTCTCTAAATCATAAAATGTATCATTATTTCTTTGTTGTTCGTAAGAAATTAATGAATATATATAAGCACAAATTCTCTCAAAATCTAAATTAATTAATTCATCACTATTTTTAATTTCTAAAAGTCTAACTAATTCATCTAATTTAACTATCGGAATTGGATGATCATAAACTAATTTGTATGGATTAATTCTAATAAATTCATTCTTTAATATTGCATTTGGGTTATTAAGCACTCTGTTTTTAATGTAATCAGTTACTGTAGTTAAGCCATTTTCTTCAAATATTTTTTGTTCATTTAACATTTCTAAATTAGCTTTAAGAAGTTCATAAACACTAGGAAAATTGTTTCTTAGGTCTGATATCAATTCGACATCTTCGTTTTGAAAAAGCATAAAAAGTTTATCAGCATAGGTATCTTTAAGATATTTAATGGTTATTTTATTTACATTGTTTTCTAATAAAAAATCATAAATTTCATAAGATTCATTCAATATTTTTTCAAATTTAACCAATGTATATCTACCTTCATATTTTTGATTCTTTTCAATTCAAATCGAATACATTTTATGTAATTCAGGGATGTTATGAGTACAATAAACAGTGTAATTTTCAGAAACTTTTCCTTCTTTAAATGATTTAAAAGTAAGAAGAGCGTAATTACCCCCTTCATGTTTCATTATATATTTAATAAATTTCCCTATTATGTTAATCATAATTTTTTATTTTAAACTATTTTGTAAATAAAACTATTATTTTAACTTTTTAGTAAAATTTAATTATGTATAAAACAAAATTGGATATCAAAAAAACTCAAAAAGCTATTGAATTGTTGAAATTTACATTTACTAAAGAGTTGCATAAAAATCTTAATTTAACAAGAGTTTCAGCTCCATTATTTGTATTTTCAAGTAACAAAATTAACGATGGTTTAAATGGTGAAAAACCAGTAATTTTTAATGCTAAAACAATTGATCAAGACATTGAAATAGTTCACTCATTGGCTAAATGAAAAAGAATGGCACTAAAAAAATATAGATTTGATGTTTATGAAGGAATTTGAACAGATATGAATGCAATCAGAAGAGAGGAAGATTTAGATAATAAGCACTCATTATATGTTGATCAATGAGATTGAGAAATGATCATAAAACAAAGCGATAGGAATCTTAATTTTTTATTTAATGTTGTTAAAAAGATCTACAAATCAATTTTACACACTGAAAGAAAACTAAATATAGAATATGCTGAATTAAGTGAAAAATTACCTAAAACTATTAAGTTCATTTCAAGTGTTGAACTTTACAATTTATACCCTAATTTAACACCTGAAGAAAGAGAAAGAGAAATTGTTAAATTACATGGTGCTGTTTTTGTTTATGGTATAGGGAACAAATTAAACGATGGTTTAGAACATTCAAAAAGAGCTTTTGATTATGATGATTGAACGTTAAATGGGGATTTATTATTCTATGACAAAATTAATGACGATTGTATTGAAATTAGTTCTATGGGAATAAGAGTTGATAAAAATTCATTATTAAATCAAAAACAAAAATTAAATAAATCTGATGAATTTATGAAAGAGTATCATCAAATGATTTTAAATAATCAGCTTCCTTTCACTATCGGTGGAGGAATCGGACAAAGTCGTTTATCTATGTTTTTATTAGAGAAAAAACACATTGCAGAAGTTCAAGTGTCATTATGAGACGAACAAAACAATAATTTCTTTGAAGAAAATAATATTGAATTTTTATAATTATGTGTGGTGGAAAAAATGTGTGGAGAAATTATTCTCTACATTTTTTTATTACACCCATAATTACTTATAGTTTTAGGAATTTTATCCTGTATTTCCCACTAAATGTGAAAAATGGAGGATTTTTTAAGTGGGGAATGTAGGTCACACCTGTTATTTTTTATGTAATTTCAAAAAATGATAATTAACACATTAATTTGTATTTTTTTTATTAAAAAAAATAGTTGAATTAATCAACTATTGTTCACTTTCTATTTTAAATAATGAATCATTTACTCAAACAATATCGCCTGGTTTAATCTTTGAGCTACGTCCTTTAGCTTCATTACCATTAATAACCACTTTATTCACTTTAAGGAAATTTTTAGATTCACCACCTGTGCTTGTTTCCTGAATTTTTTAAGAAATTGACTTACTTTTATAGAATCACCATAAATTTTAACTGTCATATGTCTCCTTAGTATCTTCTTAATGGCGTAATAACTTGTTTGTTGTTTTCGTTAGATTTACTTACTATTAACATTATATTACCATTTTTATTGATGCATAAATTAATTTCATCATTTTCAAATGCAGATAAGGCATCTTTTATGAAAATATAATTAAAATCTATATCGATTGGTTCACCAATTAACTCAAATTCTGTTGTTGAACCTGTAGATTGACCTATTTCACTTAAATTAGTTGATAACGTTAATAAATCTTTATTAATTTTAAATTCTACTCTGTTGTATTTTTCTTGTTGAACAAAAACAACTTTATTTAATAAATCTAATAACTCTGATTTCTTTATCGTTATTTTTCTACTGAATTCAGTTGGTATAATTCCTTCGAAAGAAACAAAAGGTACATCTACAATTGAAGACTGAATAATTGTGTTTTCATAAACTATTCCTACTTTAGACTCATCCAAAAACATTATAACATTCTTAGGAGCTTCTTTAGTAATCATATTTTTGATATTTTTACTTTCAATAGAGAAGTTTACATTTATGGGTTTATTAATTTTAATTGTTTCAGTAGAAAGTCTAAAAGTATCGGTTGCAACTAATCTCAAAATATCATTTTTACTTGAAAAATTTATACATTTTAAAATTAAACTTTTTCCACTTGTTTCATTAGATGCAGAAAATGAAACATTTCTTATAGCTCTTTCTAATTTACTAGTATTTATTTCAAAACTATTTTCAGGTTTTTTAAAATCTATATTAGGAAATTCTACGTCTACACAATTTAATGAATACGATATTTCTTTTTCTCAGATTTTGATTTCTTTTCCGTTGGATTCAATTGAAATTTCTTCGTTTAATTTTTTGATAATGTTTTTAAAGTATTGATTATTTATTAATGCATTACCAACTGTTTCAACTTTAATATTTAATTCATCCACTTTTAATATTTTTTTAGTTGACATCAAACCATTTGATGCTGTAAAAATTATTTTTTCATACGAAACGTCTATTTTAACACATCTAAATGGCATAAAAACATTAATAGGATCAACGTACTTACTTATGAATTCTATTGTTTGGTCAAGTATATTTTTTTTAATTGTAAATTTCATTCCATTCTCCTAAATAATAATTAATATATGCATATCAAATCTGTTGATAACTCTTTAAAAATCATTTTTTATATAATAAATCAGCTAAAAATTAATTTTTTATAATAAAAATGATGTTGATAAAGTTGTTATTTTATTTTGTAAAGTTCGTTATTTAAGTAGTTGTATGCCATTTTAAAAGTGTTTGAATTTTCTTCGTCTTTTTTCTTTAAGGCATTAGTTACTGTTGAATGATCCCTACTAAAATATGATCCAATTTCTTCTAAAGAAATTTTTAAATTATCTCTTATCAAACACATAGCAATATGTCTGGCGGTTACAATATTTTTATTTCTTCTTTTACCTATTATTTCTTTTTTTGATATTTTATAGTATTTACATACTTCTTCTATAATTAACTCAGGAGTTATATTTTCCTTATTTTTTATAACTTCTTTAAATATTGATGCAACAACAGGATAAATATAATTCGAATTTAATATATCGCTTTTATAAAATTTGATTCTATTAACAGCACCCTCTAAAGACCTTATAGAAGCTTGAAAGTTTTTTATTATAAAATTTCTAGTTTTATCATCAAATTTAGTTTTATCGAATTCATTTTTTTCAAGTAAAGCATCCAATAAAGTATTTAAATCATTATCTGTTGGAATTTTGATTTGACTCTGAAAACCCGATGCTAATCTTGTTATTATTCTGTTATCAAACAATCCCTTTAATTTTTCTAATGGATATTCACTAGCAATTATTGTCGGTTTTTCATATTGTATTCTGTAATCAATTATTTGGAAAATAAAATTAATTGTAGCTTTTTTGTTTCCCTCTCCAAAAATTTGAAAATCATCAAATAAAATTAAGTCACATTCAGAATAAAAACTGATTAATTTTGAAATTTTCAATTGATTATTTTCAGCCAAATAGGTTGAAATATTTCTTGTAAATTCCACTGGATTGACATATATTGTTTTTTTCTTTTCTTTTTCAAATTCTAATTGAACACCTTTTAATAAATGTGTTTTTCCTAAACCTGATAAGGAAGAAATATAAATTGGATTAAATTCGCTGCTACCGTTAATAGCAAACATGCAAGCTTTAATTGCTTCTTTATTAAAATCGCTCTCAATGTAATTAGATAAAGAATATTTTTCGTTTATAGTATCATTTTTTAAATCTACTTTAATATTTTTAATAAATTCATCTTCTTTATCTTTTTTATTTTTTTCCACCCTAGGAGTACTTTTTTTATCTTTTTTGTTATTTTTATATTCTTCATTTGTGATTAGCTTAAAAACACAACCATATCCAAATAACTCAGAAACTATTTCAGTTATTTCATTACTATAGTGTTCATTAAAAATTTTCAACATCTCAGAATCAATGAATAAAACAATACCTAAAACAGAATTGTTCAATTCAACTAAATCTAAATTATCCAGAAAAGTTTTTCAAATCATTCTGTCATTAATTTTTTCTTTAGCTAAATTTATAAATTTTTTCTTGTTTACTTCTATATTTAAACTTAATTTATTTTCCATTATTATTTAATTTTAAAATAAATAATTAAAATTCATAAAATATTGTTAATAAATGTTTTATTAAACTAATTTTACCAAACTTATTCACAGACTTTAAATCTATAAAATAAGTTAAAAAGTAAGTTATCAACAGTATAATTCAATTTATTATATTTTTGTTTATAAGTATGTTGTTAAAACCTGGAAAAAATAAAAATTTAATATAATTATATTTATAAAACCAAGGAGTAATATGTTTGATACAATAGCTGCTATAAGTTCAGGAAATAAAGTTAATCAACCCATTTCAATTATTAGAATTAGCGGTCCAAATACTCTAGAAATAATGAATAGAATTTTTAAAGGAAAAGTTGGAAAGGATCATGAAATAACCTATGGTCATATTATTGATGAGAACAAAAGCATAATAGATGAAGTTTTAGTAATGTGATTTGTTGGAAAAATGAACAATGATAATACTATGGTATTCAATAATTATGTAGGTGATATTTTAGTAGAAATAAATTGTCACGGTGGTATTTTGGTTACTAATCTAATCTTGGAATTAATTTTGAGTAATGGTGCTAGGCTAGCCTTACCAGGTGAATTTACTCGAAGAGCATTTTTAAATGGGAAAATGGATTTAGTTAAAGCTGAAGCTATACATGATTTAATTATGGCTAAAACAAAAAAACAAGCTAGTGCCGCAATAAAAAAATTCGATGGTAAAACATCAAATTTAATTAACGCTTTAATTAAAGAAATTGAGTATTTGATTGGTTTATGTGAAGTGAATATTGACTACCCAGAATACGACGACATTGAAAAAATCAACGATGAAATAATGAAAGAGAAGTTAACTATACTTATAAAAAAAATTAATGAAATAGTAAAGCTAAGTCAAAGTTCTAGGTTGATATTTGAAGGTGTGAAAGTTGCAATTTTAGGTAAACCAAATGTAGGAAAAAGTAGTTTATTAAACGCTTTACTTAATGAAGAAAAAGCGATCGTAACTGATATAGCCGGTACTACTAGAGATATAATTGAAGAAAATATTCAACTTGATGGAATTTTGTTTAAATTAATTGACACAGCTGGATTGCGTCAAACAGAAGAAAAAATTGAAAGTATTGGAATTAAAAAATCTCTTGAACAAATTGAACGTGCTGACCTATTAATTCATGTTTTAGATCCTAAACAAAAAAATGATCGTTTTGATTTTTTAA
It encodes the following:
- a CDS encoding AAA family ATPase → MINIIGKFIKYIMKHEGGNYALLTFKSFKEGKVSENYTVYCTHNIPELHKMYSIWIEKNQKYEGRYTLVKFEKILNESYEIYDFLLENNVNKITIKYLKDTYADKLFMLFQNEDVELISDLRNNFPSVYELLKANLEMLNEQKIFEENGLTTVTDYIKNRVLNNPNAILKNEFIRINPYKLVYDHPIPIVKLDELVRLLEIKNSDELINLDFERICAYIYSLISYEQQRNNDTFYDLEKIYNKSKNYAAFDIPIFNEAIEYGIEKKYFLVERINSNIYISLLSTKDEEETISEIISRINSSELFKLNVHQQYLSQLDESQKNAFSNVWNSNITIISGAPGTGKTFLIAKIIENLKHNNLTDQDKVLVLAPTGRAASNVSLKAKVKCKTIHSYLKIDEDDADISINVDELNEKEVLIIDEFSMVNQKIFYKLLYNSKNIRKIILIGDINQLPSISCGNLLKDFIDSKVITTCFLTLNHRSEYKEIPKHFNAIINTNKNPSFDQEVVKIIETNDDNFNNTVVEQYLKKVKEFSLDDVVILIPTYKTEFGINEVNNLIQDKVNPKGKIVTQITNGQFKIEFRVGDKVIQTENRYEDNVFNGDIGYITNVENTLKKSGESSKHGKKITVDFKSLDGEVKRVIYNESAFKTQVSLAYAITIHKFQGSESDCVIFPFNSSFDFMLNKKLIYTAVSRARKNLIIIGDYQYYINKVSEEREKEIKVNTKMKNLLIKGFRIK
- the asnA gene encoding aspartate--ammonia ligase, whose amino-acid sequence is MYKTKLDIKKTQKAIELLKFTFTKELHKNLNLTRVSAPLFVFSSNKINDGLNGEKPVIFNAKTIDQDIEIVHSLAKWKRMALKKYRFDVYEGIWTDMNAIRREEDLDNKHSLYVDQWDWEMIIKQSDRNLNFLFNVVKKIYKSILHTERKLNIEYAELSEKLPKTIKFISSVELYNLYPNLTPEEREREIVKLHGAVFVYGIGNKLNDGLEHSKRAFDYDDWTLNGDLLFYDKINDDCIEISSMGIRVDKNSLLNQKQKLNKSDEFMKEYHQMILNNQLPFTIGGGIGQSRLSMFLLEKKHIAEVQVSLWDEQNNNFFEENNIEFL
- the dnaN gene encoding DNA polymerase III subunit beta, producing MKFTIKKNILDQTIEFISKYVDPINVFMPFRCVKIDVSYEKIIFTASNGLMSTKKILKVDELNIKVETVGNALINNQYFKNIIKKLNEEISIESNGKEIKIWEKEISYSLNCVDVEFPNIDFKKPENSFEINTSKLERAIRNVSFSASNETSGKSLILKCINFSSKNDILRLVATDTFRLSTETIKINKPINVNFSIESKNIKNMITKEAPKNVIMFLDESKVGIVYENTIIQSSIVDVPFVSFEGIIPTEFSRKITIKKSELLDLLNKVVFVQQEKYNRVEFKINKDLLTLSTNLSEIGQSTGSTTEFELIGEPIDIDFNYIFIKDALSAFENDEINLCINKNGNIMLIVSKSNENNKQVITPLRRY
- a CDS encoding RNA-binding S4 domain-containing protein, whose translation is MNKVVINGNEAKGRSSKIKPGDIVWVNDSLFKIESEQ
- a CDS encoding helix-turn-helix domain-containing protein; this translates as MENKLSLNIEVNKKKFINLAKEKINDRMIWKTFLDNLDLVELNNSVLGIVLFIDSEMLKIFNEHYSNEITEIVSELFGYGCVFKLITNEEYKNNKKDKKSTPRVEKNKKDKEDEFIKNIKVDLKNDTINEKYSLSNYIESDFNKEAIKACMFAINGSSEFNPIYISSLSGLGKTHLLKGVQLEFEKEKKKTIYVNPVEFTRNISTYLAENNQLKISKLISFYSECDLILFDDFQIFGEGNKKATINFIFQIIDYRIQYEKPTIIASEYPLEKLKGLFDNRIITRLASGFQSQIKIPTDNDLNTLLDALLEKNEFDKTKFDDKTRNFIIKNFQASIRSLEGAVNRIKFYKSDILNSNYIYPVVASIFKEVIKNKENITPELIIEEVCKYYKISKKEIIGKRRNKNIVTARHIAMCLIRDNLKISLEEIGSYFSRDHSTVTNALKKKDEENSNTFKMAYNYLNNELYKIK
- the mnmE gene encoding tRNA uridine-5-carboxymethylaminomethyl(34) synthesis GTPase MnmE translates to MFDTIAAISSGNKVNQPISIIRISGPNTLEIMNRIFKGKVGKDHEITYGHIIDENKSIIDEVLVMWFVGKMNNDNTMVFNNYVGDILVEINCHGGILVTNLILELILSNGARLALPGEFTRRAFLNGKMDLVKAEAIHDLIMAKTKKQASAAIKKFDGKTSNLINALIKEIEYLIGLCEVNIDYPEYDDIEKINDEIMKEKLTILIKKINEIVKLSQSSRLIFEGVKVAILGKPNVGKSSLLNALLNEEKAIVTDIAGTTRDIIEENIQLDGILFKLIDTAGLRQTEEKIESIGIKKSLEQIERADLLIHVLDPKQKNDRFDFLIKEKANELNKIYIPVANKKDICSDEEIKRSLFDLKIDKISFISALNGDIDELKTEMIRLFKDIDIENDIIVTNTRQLSLVQIAFKSLVDALNSLNNDMTFDVIIIDITKAWESLKEITGVADKEDLLDAMFSNFCLGK